Genomic segment of Mucilaginibacter sabulilitoris:
TAACATATGCTAAACTGGCCGGCCCCGATAATGAGGACGACAGTCCGGGCGCTGGTAACGGCTATGTCGATGTTTTTAAACCTGATGGTACGCTGGTGAAGCGCTTTGCTTCGCAGGGGTCGCTTAATTCTCCATGGGGAATCACACATGCCCCTGCCGGTTTTGCCGCGACAACGGAGACGATCCTCGTTGGCAATTTTGGCGATGGCAAGATCAATATATTTGATATGAATGGGGATTTCAAGGGCCAACTACAGGCAAATGGAAAAGCAATTTCCATTGAGGGCCTATGGGCGCTTGACTTTGTAAAAATGACCCCAACAGCTGGCAGTAACCTATACTTTACCGCTGGCCCCGGCGGCGAGGCACATGGACTTTTCGGATTTCTTAAAACAGCGATGGTCACTAATACAGGCAATAATAATGGTGACAATAATGGAGGTAGCGGACCTAACGGCTATTAATGGGTTACCGGGGCGTCTCCATTGTGTGCTCCACTATCATTAAAGCAAGGCGCCCTGTATGTGCAGCCTTACCCTATTTTTAACGATGGCAGCGAACTTCCGGCAGTTTTGCCAGGATGACGGCAACAGTAATTTGCCTTGCGGAGATGCGGGCTTTTTCTATATCATGGAGCTTGTTTGCAGTTTTACTTGCTATTATACTTTCTGCATTCCTAATCGCTGCACAGGAGAAAGTCGCCATTCATATTAGGGAAAGGTTGGCGTTTAGCGATCAATCGCAGAAGCAATTTACATGGTAATACTTATTAATACTGATTGATAGCTGCAACTAAATCAATATTCGTCAAGTATTTACCTTGTTTCATGTAAAATAATATAACAGCGCGGATACTTTCTTTTTCTTCGTAGTGTATTCCAATAAATAGTTAATAAATATTATGAAAAAATACTTTCATCACGAACACGAACATATACACGATGCTGATAGCGACGGTATTGATAGGAGAGGTTTCTTAAAATGTATGGCATGGGCAGGCACAGGTGTTCTTTGGATGATGTCAGGAGGCATTTTAAAATCATATGGCATGAGCCAAATGATTGATAAAACTACAGGCAACCTCAAAAAAGGACTTATTATGCCACAATCTGATTTTAGCTTTGTACAGATCAGCGACAGCCACATCGGTTTTAATAAAGCCGCTAATCCCGATGTATTAAGTACGCTGCAAGCTACCATTGATAAAATCAATAATATGCCGTCGGCTCCGTTATTTGTGTTACACACAGGAGATCTTTCACACTTGGCTCAGGCCGAAGAGTTTGACGCGCTGGAGCAATCCTTAAAAAGTGTTAAAACTGAAAAAATATTTTACGTGCCCGGCGAACATGACGTAACAGATAATGGGAAGCTTTATTTGGAACGCTATGGCAAAGGCACAAAAGGTGACGGGTGGTATAGTTTCGACTCCAATGGCGTACATTTTATTGGGTTGGTAAATGTAACAAATCATGTTGACGGGGGGCTGGGCTATTTAGGTCCCGACCAGATCAAATGGCTTGAAAATGATTTAAAACCTCTGTCGTCAAGTACACCTATTGTTGTATTCGCACATATACCAATGTGGGCTATTTATCCGCAATGGGGATGGGGAACGGAGGATAGCGCCCAGGCTTTAATGCTGCTGAAACGTTTTGGATCGGTATCGGTACTAAACGGTCATATTCATCAAACCATTCAAAAGGTAGAGGGAAACATCACCTTCCACACCGCAAATTCAACTGCTTTTCCGCAACCTGCGCCCGGCGCGGCACCTTCGCCCGGACCGATGAAAGTTCCGGTAGGAAAACTTCGATCTATGCTTGGCTTAACCAGTGTAAATTATCAGGAGCATGACCATGCGCTCGCTATTACGGATATACCATTAATAAAACCCGAATAGTAAATGGATGAAGAAACTGTTGAGCTTGGTTAGTTCAATAGATTAGTAGGGTGGAGCCACCTTGGTCGGTGGCTCCTTATTTTAAAAAATTGAAAAAATATGAAAACAATAACATTCTTAGTGCTGCTTATGATAACAGGTGTAGCAGCCATGGCGCAATATAAACCCGCTGACAAAAAATCAAGGGTAGAGTTCACAATCGCTAATTTTGGTTTTGATGTAAAAGGATCTTTTACTGGGATACAGGGACTTATCAATTTTGATTCGCAAAATCCACAAAACAGCAGCATGGACATAACGGTTGACGCCAATACTATAAATACTGATAATTCCTTAAGAGATAAGCATCTAAAAAATGAATGGTATTTTGATGTTAAAAACTATCCGAACATTCATTTCTTATCTTCCAAAGTTACGGATGGCGGCAAATCAGGTAATTATGTGGTTACCGGAAAACTCACTATTAAAGGAAAATCAAAAGATATTTCAATCCCTTTTACCGCAGTACAGGATAATGAAGAATTTCTTTTTAAAGGATCATTTAAAATAAACAGGATAGATTTTGGAATTGGAGCAACAAGTACAATTTCGAATGAACTGGAGGTATTGTTGAATATTTATACGGTCAAAGCCTGAGTTTTTGTAAAATACCTTCCCATAAAATCCTTTTTCTACTAATTTATATTAACCATTTTAAGATCAATGAAGATCAATAAAAAGTTGGGTGTTATTGTATGTATTTTAATTACAGTAACCATTGGTGTCGCTGCAACATCACCTAAACCTATCATTACCCATTATACAAATTTGAAAGTATTACCGAAGGATATCTCCTCAAAAAATCTCCAGGAAATCATGGTAGATGATTTTCAGGATGGGTTAGGGGTTACCTGCAGTTTTTGCCATGCTAATTCAAAAGATGGTCACGGTCTTGATTTTGCCAGTGATGCCAAACCCGAAAAAGAGATTTCAAGGGCCATGATGCGTATGACTATCGGGATCAATAAAAAATACTTTAAATTAAAACACCCATTGATAGGCAGCGGTGCACTTACGATAACCTGCAGTACCTGCCATAAAGGCGAAGCTTTTCCAGATGGTACCGGGGAACAGAAATAATTGTATTTTTATATAGAAAGCTCAAATAATTTGAAAAAAGGTTCGATCATATATCATTTCCTGTTTTGGTTGCTTGCTTATATATTCTGGATCTTTGTTTTCAGGAACAGCACGCTGGTGCTTACCCATGCAATCACTATTCAGTTTTGCTATTTACTATTCATAGCCGCTAATTATTATTTTAACACATTATATAACATTCCTCAATTGCTGGATAAAAAGCAATATGCAAAATTCGGGTGTTTATTTATTCTGACAATAGCGATAACGGCCTTGGTAAGAATACCGGTATCTATGCTGGTTACGATTTATGTTTTTAAGGTTGCGGGGGCACATTTCAATTATTTAACCATTTTTTATGACTCATTCGTTAATATTTTATTTTGGGTGGCTTTAATCCTGGGAGGCAAAATGATTGGAGAAAAAATTCGCTCAGAAATTTACATTGAGAAAATTGAAAAGGAAAAAGCAGCAAATGAGCTTA
This window contains:
- a CDS encoding metallophosphoesterase family protein, whose translation is MKKYFHHEHEHIHDADSDGIDRRGFLKCMAWAGTGVLWMMSGGILKSYGMSQMIDKTTGNLKKGLIMPQSDFSFVQISDSHIGFNKAANPDVLSTLQATIDKINNMPSAPLFVLHTGDLSHLAQAEEFDALEQSLKSVKTEKIFYVPGEHDVTDNGKLYLERYGKGTKGDGWYSFDSNGVHFIGLVNVTNHVDGGLGYLGPDQIKWLENDLKPLSSSTPIVVFAHIPMWAIYPQWGWGTEDSAQALMLLKRFGSVSVLNGHIHQTIQKVEGNITFHTANSTAFPQPAPGAAPSPGPMKVPVGKLRSMLGLTSVNYQEHDHALAITDIPLIKPE
- a CDS encoding YceI family protein, with translation MKTITFLVLLMITGVAAMAQYKPADKKSRVEFTIANFGFDVKGSFTGIQGLINFDSQNPQNSSMDITVDANTINTDNSLRDKHLKNEWYFDVKNYPNIHFLSSKVTDGGKSGNYVVTGKLTIKGKSKDISIPFTAVQDNEEFLFKGSFKINRIDFGIGATSTISNELEVLLNIYTVKA
- a CDS encoding c-type cytochrome, producing the protein MKINKKLGVIVCILITVTIGVAATSPKPIITHYTNLKVLPKDISSKNLQEIMVDDFQDGLGVTCSFCHANSKDGHGLDFASDAKPEKEISRAMMRMTIGINKKYFKLKHPLIGSGALTITCSTCHKGEAFPDGTGEQK